One genomic window of Methanosalsum zhilinae DSM 4017 includes the following:
- a CDS encoding NTP transferase domain-containing protein, whose amino-acid sequence MDAIVMVGGRGGDLGIEDKPNLILLDKPIIGHVIDSLAGSENVDNIYVALSPFSLKTRETVLSRYSQDVDVIITPGMNYVADMIHAVKEAGISGPVLIIMYDIVMITPEVIDFIISEYQKCGKPSMSVHVPISIFRNSESRPETVFNRNGKLISPAGINIMLGKDIDQEQEDCNLVLHEMGLAFNLNTVYDLDRCEQIMVSRRC is encoded by the coding sequence ATGGATGCTATTGTAATGGTTGGAGGCAGAGGTGGAGATCTTGGTATAGAAGACAAGCCAAATCTTATACTTCTGGATAAACCCATCATAGGCCATGTAATAGATTCACTTGCAGGATCTGAGAATGTGGATAATATCTATGTAGCCCTCTCTCCCTTCTCATTAAAGACACGGGAAACAGTGTTGAGCCGATACTCTCAAGACGTTGACGTGATAATCACACCCGGAATGAATTATGTAGCTGATATGATACATGCAGTAAAGGAGGCTGGTATTAGCGGACCTGTACTTATCATAATGTATGATATTGTAATGATAACTCCTGAGGTCATTGATTTCATAATCTCAGAATATCAAAAATGTGGCAAGCCTTCAATGTCGGTTCATGTTCCCATTTCAATATTCAGAAACAGTGAATCCAGACCCGAAACCGTGTTCAACAGGAATGGTAAACTGATATCTCCTGCAGGCATCAATATTATGCTTGGAAAAGATATAGATCAGGAACAGGAGGACTGTAATCTTGTACTGCATGAGATGGGATTGGCGTTCAACTTAAATACAGTGTATGATTTAGATAGATGTGAACAAATAATGGTATCTCGTAGATGTTAA
- a CDS encoding DNA-directed RNA polymerase subunit delta, translated as MKIEIHLSDKAYDILKRYMDIENFGDLDQTIEHLILKASEDITDEMKQYRDIFYQVSNDGDIWTVQYYRYIEEDYERLSTVHRYVNRPDDEEIKEDIERTFLDR; from the coding sequence GTGAAAATTGAAATCCATCTCTCAGATAAAGCATATGATATCCTGAAAAGATACATGGACATTGAAAATTTTGGAGACCTTGACCAAACAATTGAACATCTGATATTAAAAGCATCCGAAGACATTACAGATGAAATGAAGCAATACAGAGATATATTCTATCAGGTGAGCAATGATGGAGATATCTGGACAGTCCAGTATTACCGGTACATAGAAGAAGATTATGAGAGATTATCAACTGTCCACAGGTATGTCAACCGTCCGGATGATGAAGAGATCAAAGAAGATATTGAGAGGACATTCTTAGATAGATGA